The region ACCAGTAAATCAGATTATTTTTAAACTTATCAAATAAAACCCAACTCAACCAATCTTAACTAAGTTACTGTTTTATCAGAAGTTTTAATCTTCATCACCGCCGATGGATGTGCATTCTACAGCATTTCAGAGGGCTTGCAACCCCCTTTTTCAACAAAAATCATCGCCTGTTTATTTATTCTACAGAAATAAGCGTTTTTTCTATTCTTTGGCTAAAAATGGCACAGAATTAGGCACATTACTTAATATTTTTTCTTCTTTGCTGAGTTCCTGGAAGCGTAAAGCTCGGCAATCAATGTATTCAATATAGCCCCCTTCCCCATTTTCTTCCTGTTCATTGATCTTTATCTGGTAAGTAAAACTCCCCACATAGCCTGCCCCAAGACCAAATTTAAAATCACCCCGACTTTGTCCTTGAATCGAGATTTGAATTCCCTCTTTACTTTCATAGCACCATTCGAACTCACGCGGCAAATACATTTTCTGACCATTTGGTGTGGTCACACTCGGATATACCCGATGCACTTTAAAAATCACATTTTCATCCAGCATTTGGGTTTGCTGGCTTTCCAGATCTTTATAGTAAATGCGTGACTGAATAATTTTATTAAAGCTATCACGCACCTGAACCAGAATAATCTGCCGGTTTTGACTCAGATTAATCATCTGATAAGTCAAGAAAGCAAATGGCAAATAGGGAAACTTAAAACTACGGGCATATTCAAAGCTACCCAGACTTTCGATTTGGTATTGCTGATCTTTATATTGAATGACACCTTCACACCAGCATGGGATAGACCAATAGTCAGCCAGAGAAAATCGAAGCTGAGTAAAGTGGGTAATCAGCTCAATCGCTCTTATTTTCAGATCAACACTGAGCTCATCATCCTGGCGGGTGAAATGAAATTCCGGAAATGTACTACTCAATTGCTCACGTGCATGGAAATTGAAGTTACAGTTTTCAAAGCGACATTCATTTTGGATGGAATAATGATTCAACTGACCGACCATGTGCGGACTGGTACTACAGATGACAGTTGCTGTATCCAAGGCATCAGTATGAATGGCATCGGGATTACATAGCATCGGCACATTTGGCTGACCGATCATGCTAAAAAAATTGAAATAATGCAGTGGCGCAGGCACATTGGGAATAACAAAACGATGGTGAATATATTTATATTTTTTATTTGGACCGTGACAGGCCAGATCGGCCTGGGCAGCAGGAGTCTGATTCAGCTGTTTCGAACGATCCAATAAATCTTGAAGAAACGCCATATCAGACTCTCCCGCATACTAGCTCACTTGTCGTTTCGCCATGAAAGTCGTAACAAAACCAGACAAAGCATAGATTACAGAGATAACCAGAATCCCGACCGGA is a window of Acinetobacter sp. ASP199 DNA encoding:
- a CDS encoding DUF6670 family protein; this translates as MAFLQDLLDRSKQLNQTPAAQADLACHGPNKKYKYIHHRFVIPNVPAPLHYFNFFSMIGQPNVPMLCNPDAIHTDALDTATVICSTSPHMVGQLNHYSIQNECRFENCNFNFHAREQLSSTFPEFHFTRQDDELSVDLKIRAIELITHFTQLRFSLADYWSIPCWCEGVIQYKDQQYQIESLGSFEYARSFKFPYLPFAFLTYQMINLSQNRQIILVQVRDSFNKIIQSRIYYKDLESQQTQMLDENVIFKVHRVYPSVTTPNGQKMYLPREFEWCYESKEGIQISIQGQSRGDFKFGLGAGYVGSFTYQIKINEQEENGEGGYIEYIDCRALRFQELSKEEKILSNVPNSVPFLAKE